CGGTGATGTCGATGTCGTGGTTGGCGACGACGCCGGGGAAACGCTTGGTGATGCCGCGGATTTCAACGGCAGGAGGGCTGGACGCGTTGATGACGCACTCTCCTTGGCGGGGAAGGAGCGGAGCACGGCTGCCGGAGATGGGGCCGTACGAGCAGGGGCCGGGGCGAAGCTACCGCGCCCGAGGGTGCTCTGGGTCGAGTCGAGTTCTGGGCCGGATCAGTGAGCGGCGTCGTGCGGCTTCGGCTCCGACGACAAGCCGGAGACGGAGTCGCAAGGCGTCGCGAGCCCGGCCCGGAACTCGATACGGGCCCTACACGCGCAGCGTTGCCGAAGAGAAAGATCCGGACGGCGGAACACCGTCCGGGACCGGGGAGTTCGGCGTGTGCCGTTCTCCCCGGTCCCGGAATCATAGGGTTCCGCGTCCGGGTACCCGCGACCGCACCCGTGACGGGCGGCGGGGCGCCGCCCTCACGGGGTGGGACCGTTACGGGGTGGTCTTGACCGTGATCGTGCCGGCGATGATGGCGGCCTTGGCCTTGTCGATCGCGGCGGTGACGTCCGTCATCGCGGTGAAGGCCGGGTTGGAGGCCGCGAGGCCCACGCCGTCGGTGTCCAGACCGGCGCGGATCTCACCGGTCTCCGGCTTGCCGTCCTTGACCGACTTGATCAGGTTGAAGACCGAGTCGGCGACGTCCTTGGTGACCGACGTCAGGATGTAGTCCTTGTAGTCGGCGAGGCCGGCCTGGTTGTACTGGTCGGAGTCGACGCCGATGGACCACTTCTTGGCCTTCGAGGTGACCTCGATCGCGCCGGAGCCGGCGAGACCGGCGGCGGAGTAGATCACGTCGGCGCCGGCGTCGAGCTGACCCTGCGCGGCGGCCTTGCCGAGGTCGGGCTTGGAGAAGCCCGTGAAGTCCGGCGGCTGGGTCAGGTACTGGACCTTGACGTTGACGCCCGCCTTGGTGTCCTTGACGCCCTGGACGAAGCCGGCCTCGAACTTCTTGATCAGCGGAGTCTCGACACCACCGATGAAGCCGACCGTGTCCGTCTTGGTGACCTTGGCGGCGGCGACGCCGGCGAGGTAGGAACCCTGCTCCTCGCTGAAGACCAGGTTCGCGGTGTTCTTGGTGGGCTTCGAGCTGTCGTCGATGATCCCGAACGTGGTGTTCGGGAACTTCGCGGCGACCTCGGCGATGGCGCTGGCGTAGACGAAGCCGACACCGATGACCGGGTTGTTGCCGCCGCGCGCGAGCTCCGTCAGGCGCTGGATCTTGTCCGCGTCGCTCTCGCCCTCGGAGGGCTCGGCCTCGACACCCTTGTAACCGAGCTCCTTCGTGGCCTTCTCCAGGCCCGCGTAGGCGGCGTCGTTGAACGACTGGTCGCCGCGGCCACCGATGTCGTAGGCGAGGGCGGTCTTGCCGCCGGCGGACGAGCTGCTGCTGCTGTCGCTGCTGCTGCCCTCGGAGGACGTCTTACCGCCACAAGCCGTGACGGACAGCGCGAAAGCCGCGGACGCAATGCCCACGGTGGCGATCCTGGTGATCCGGCGCACTGGGAGGCTCCTTAAAAACCTGACCGAAAGCGCCACTCCGGCGCTGGGTTCGCCGCGATCGTAACGCGCGTAGATGTCAGTTAAAGACACGTTCACCGGTCGTTATCGGATCGTCGTGAAGAGTTCTGGTCACATCAGGACGCCTGACACTCCGCCACATTTCGGATGAAAGGCTCCCGCAGGGCTCCCGCGTTGCCCACGCCGTGGCTCCTATGTCCTCCATGGAGGACATCACCTGACATCAGGGGGTGACACTCCCGAAAAGGGGACGTGACACGGAACTCACGTCCCCCGGACGGCACCCCGGCATCCCTACCTCGCGCCGTTGAGCAGAGCGGCGGCGGTGAACAGTTCGACCCCGACGGTGATGGCCTCCTCGTCCACGTCGAAGTCGCCCCGGTGCAGGTCGAGCCCGCGGGTGTCGCCGTGCGCCCGGACGCCGAGGCGGGCCATGGCGCCAGGCACGTGCTCCAGGTACCAGGAGAAGTCCTCGCCGCCGAGGCTCTGCTCGGTGTCCTCGATCGCGTACGGGCCGCGGCGCTCGGTCATGGCGGCGTCGAGCAGCCCGATGGAGGCCGCGTCGTTGACGACGGGCGGCACCCCCCGGACGTAGTTGATGACCGTCTTGGCGCCGTGCGTGGTCGCGATCTCGTCGACGGCCGCGTGCACCAGGTCGGGGGCCTCCCGCCACGCCTTCAGGTCGAGGCAGCGGACCGTACCGGAGAGCTCCGCGTGCTGCGGGATCACGTTGCAGGCGTGCCCGGTGTGCAGCCGGCCCCAGGTGACGGCGAGGCCGGAGCGCGCGTCGACCCGGCGGGCGAGCAGCGCGGGCACGTCCACGGCGACGCGGGCGGCGGCGGTGACCAGGTCCGTGGTGAGGTGCGGGCGCGCGGTGTGGCCGCCCGCGCCGTCAAGGGCGACTTCCAGCCGGTCGCAGGCGGAGGTGATGGCCCCGATCCGCAGCCCGATCTTGCCCACGTCCACCTTGGGGTCGCAGTGCACACCGATGATCCGGCCGACGCCCTCCAGGACGCCGGACTCGATGGCGTCGGGGGCGCCGCCGGGCAGCACTTCCTCGGCGGGCTGGAAGATCAGCCGGACCGCGTGCGGAAGGGCGCCCCGGCGGTCGAGTTCGGCGAGGACCAGACCGGCGCCGAGGACCGTGGTGGTGTGCACGTCGTGGCCGCAGGCGTGCGCGCGGTCGGGGACGGTGGAGCGGTAGGGGACGCCCGTCTTGGCGTCCGGGATGGGCAGCGCGTCGATGTCCGCGCGCAGCGCCAGCATCGGCGTCTCGCCGTCCCACCGCCCCACGTCGCACATCAGGCCCGTACCGGTGGAGAGCACCCGGGGGGCGAGCCCGGCCTGCTCCAGCCGGGCCTTGATGGCGGCGGTGGTGCGGAACTCCTGGTTGCCGAGCTCGGGGTGCATGTGGAGATCGCGGCGGAAGGCGATCAGCTCGGCCCGGAGCTCTTCGGAGAGGGTGCCGGGCAGGGAGACGGCCCGGGCCGGTGAGCCACCGGCCGGTTCACCGTCGGCGTGGACGAGGGACGCGCGGGACTTCAACTGGTTCACCCATCGAAGGGTATGCCTACGGAACGCCCGATCGGACATGGATCAACAAAACTTCAGCACCTCGGATGAATATGAAACGGCGCGGAAACGTGTGGGGCATACGCCCGGTGGGTAAACTGCGCCGTTTCTCCCGACTGCGCCGTACGGGTGGGGCGTTCGGGCCCGTACGCCGTACGCGGGAACGCGCGCGGGGCCGTACGCGAAACGGCGTACGCGGCTCGTGCCGCGTACGCCGTGGGGAGTGGGCCGTCGGCGGGACCCGGTCAGGGTCCCGCCGGAGGGGCCAGCGGGGCGAAGGCCAGCCGGTGCACGTCCCGGGCGGTCTCGGTGACCCCCGCGAGGAACCCCTGCGCACGGGAGGACGCCGTGGCCCGCAGCCACTCGGGGTCGATGTCGCAGACCGCGACCCGGACCCCGGTCCCCGCCAGCGCGAGGGGCAGCGTGTGCACCACGGTGGAGGGGAAGCTCAGCACGGTACGGCCGATGGGGCCGCGCCGGGCGATGAGCTCCAGCGGCAGGTCGGGGCGGACGATCTCCAGGCCGGTGACGGCTTCCAGGGCGCGGAGCTTGTCGGCCGACTCGCGGCGGTGCGCGAAGTAGCGGGTGGCGCCGTGCGTACGGGCGAGGGCCGCCACCGCCTCCTGGTAGGGCGCCGCGTCGACCACGCCGGTCTCCACCAGGGAGGTTCCGACGATGTCGGCGCCCTTGGTGAGACGGGGCGGCCCGAAGCGGGCGCGGGTCCAGGAGAAGGTGTTGGCGGTGACCTCGACCCCCTCGGGGGCCTGGACCGGCATCGCGGTGAACACCTCGACGCGGTGCCCGGACGACGGGGTGAACCGGCGTCGCGCGGAGGCGGTGACCGGCGCGAGCAGCAGCTCGCGCGGTCCCCTGTTCCCCTTGCGGTGCCAGCGCACCAGCCGCTCGCCGCGGGCGAGCTGGGCCACGAACTCCATCGTGGCGGTGCCGTCGTCGACCACCGTGAGGTGAGCCGTCCGCACGATGCTCAGCAGGAGCTGTACGTAGCGGGAGAACGGGTCACCGATCACGACCTGGTCGGCCTTGCGCACCAGCGCCACCAGGGCGCGCAGCGTCTTGAGGGGGGTGCCCTGTTCGCCGCGCGCCTCCTGCCAGCGCACGGTGATGCCCTCGTCGCGGGCCAGGTCGGCCATCCTGCGCAGCTGGCCGCGAGACATCGGGTCGACCGGGGGGAGGACGACGACCGTGGTGACGGCCGGCGCCTCCTCCCCCTTGGCGTGGGTCCACTCCAGGACGTTCAGGAGCTGGACCGGGCTCTCGACGAAGGCGAGATTCACCGGAGGTCGTCTCAGACCGCGGCCGGCTCGGCGGCCGTCGCGCTCTCGGTCTCGGCGACGACGCCCGCGACGCGGCGGAGCTTCTTCATCGGGCCGAGCTCCGACGCGTAGACCTTCTTCACGCCGTCGCCGAGGGAGGCCTCGATGGTGCGGATGTCGCGGACCAGGCGGGCGAGGCCCTGCGGCTCGACGGAAGCGGCCTGGTCGGAGCCCCACATGGCGCGGTCCAGGGTGATGTGGCGCTCGACGAACGTGGCGCCGAGCGCGACGGCGGCCAGCGTGGTCTGGAGGCCGGTCTCGTGGCCGCTGTAGCCGATCGGGACGTTCGGGTACTCGGCCTGGAGGGTGTTGATGACGCGCAGGTTGAGCTCCTCGGCCACCGACGGGTACGTCGAGGTGGCGTGGCACATGAGGATGTTGTCGCTGCCGAGGACCTCGACCGCGTGGCGGATCTGCTTCGGGGTCGACATGCCGGTGGAGAGGATGACGGTGCGGCCGGTGGCGCGCAGGGCGCGGAGCAGCTCGTCGTCGGTGAGGGAGGCGGAGGCGACCTTGTGGGCCGGGACGTCGAACTTCTCCAGGAAGGCGACGGCCTCGGTGTCCCACGGGGAGGCGAACCAGTCGATGCCGCGCTTGGCGCAGTGCTCGGCGATGGTGCGGTACTCGTCCTCACCGAACTCGACGCGGTGGCGGTAGTCGATGTACGTCATCCGGCCCCAGGGAGTGTCGCGCTCGATGTCCCACTGGTCGCGCGGGGTGCAGATCTCCGGGGTGCGCTTCTGGAACTTGACGGCGTCGCAGCCGGCGTCGGCGGCGACGTCGATCAGGGCCAGGGCGTTGTCCAGCTCGCCGTTGTGGTTGATGCCGATCTCTCCGGTGATGTACACGGGCCGGCCGGGGCCGGCGGTGCGGGTACCGAAGCTGCGCAGACGGGAGTCGCTCATGGTGAGGGTGTTCCTTACTTGGTGGTGATCGTGGGGGTGTTGACGGTGGGGGTGGTGCCTGTGGGGGTGGCGGCCGGACGGGATCCGGCCCGGGTGAGGGTCAGTTCGGGGCCCAGCAGCCAGCCCGCGATCTCACGGATCGCTCCCTGGCCGCCGGGGGTCCGGGTGACGGCGCGCGCCGCGGTCCGGACCGACTCGTGGGCGCTCGCGACCGCGACGGGCCAGCCCGCCAGGGCGAAGCAGGCCAGGTCGTTGACGTCGTTGCCGGCGTAGAGGACCCGGTCGGGGCTGACGCCGTTCTCGTCGCACCACTGCTTGAGCGCGAGGTCCTTGCGGTCGATGCCGTGCAGCACGGGGACCTGGAGCTTGCGGGCGCGGGCGGCGACCACCGGGTTCTGCTCGGTCGACAGGATGAGGACGTCCAGCCCGGCGCGGCGCATGGCCGCGATGCCGAGGCCGTCTCCGCGGTGGACGGAGACCGTCTCGTGGCCGTCCTGGCCGACCATGACCCGGTCGTCGGTCTGGGTGCCGTCGAAGTCGAGGACGACGGCGTCCACGTCCGCGAGGGTCGGCAGCGCGGAGGGGTCCAGCAGCGGGGCGAGTGCGCGGGCGCGGGCCAGCTCGTGCTGGTCGTCGATCTCCAGCACCCGCGCCGGGTCCGTGCGGACCAGGGCGGTGTGGCCGAAGAAGCGGTGGTGGTGGGTGCGGAAGCCCGCCACGTCCATGGCGTACGCGGCCCCGGTCTCCAGCAGGTCCTGCGGACGGTCCTGGCGGCGGGGGCGAACGGACTTGTCGTGGTTGACGCCGTAGCTGCTCTCCTCGACCGCTTCCCCGTCGCGCCACACGAAGCCGTGGAACGGGGCGACGGTGACGGCCGTGTCGGCGCCCTCGCGGGCGACCGCGCGGGCCACCCCGTCGACGTCCTCGCGGGAGAGGAACGGGCTGGTGCACTGGACGAGCAGCACCACGTCGGCGGCGGCGCCGCGCAGCGCCTCGTAGGCGTCGAGCGCGTGCAGCACGGCCGCCTCGCTCGTCGCGGTGTCCCCGGAGATGTCCGCGGGGCGCTGGACGACGTGCACCCGGCCGGCCTCCGCCGCGCTCTCGCCGGCGAGCCGGGCGGCTTCGGCGATGGCGGCGTCGTCGGTGGTGACGACGACGTCCGTGACCTCGGTGGAGCCGAGGCAGGCGCGGACCGCGCGGGCCACCAGCGGGACGCCGCCGACCTGCGCGAGGTTCTTGGCGGGGACGCCCTTGGATCCGCCCCGGGCGGGGATCACCGCGAGGACGGTGCGTGACGGCATGGATGCTCCTGACGTGGTGGTCACAGTTCGCCCATCCGCCGGATCACGGGGGCGACGCGCTGGACGCCCTGGCGGTAGGCGCCGCGCGCCGCGTTGCGGACGGTCTCGCGCACCGCGCCCCTGATGCGGCCGGTGGGGAGGGGGGCCGCCGCGCCGGGCAGCGGCCGGCCGTCTGGGCCGAGGTGGTGGCGGGCGAGGATGCCGGGGAGGTATCCCGGCGCGGTGGAGGGGGTGTAGTAGGGGGCGAGCGGCGGCAGTTCGCCGGCCGCCAGCAGCGCGCCGACCCGGTCGCGCGCCGCGTCGTAGGCGGTGGCGTACGTGCCGTCGGCGGCGACGCCCTGGCCCGCGAGCCACTCGGGGTCCGGGACGGGGTGCAGGCCCTCGTCCAGCCGGTCCCAGGAGGTGAGGAGACCGGAGCCGACGAAGTGGTGGTTGCCGAGCGTCTCGCGGACGCCGAGGTCGCTGAGGATCGCGGTCGGGACGGACCGGTGCAGCGACTCCAGCGCGGCGGTGGAGGAGACGGTGACGAGCAGGTCGGTGCGGTCGAGCACCTCGCCCATGTGTCCGTACACCAGCCGGAAGTTGGCGGGCAGGCCGCCGGGCAGGCGCTCCGCGAGCCGCTGGTAGGGCAGCTCCTCGATGTGCGTGGTCTGCTCGCCCGGCTTGGAGCGGAGCTTGAGCACCACCTCGCGGTCCGGGTGGGTGCGGGCGTGCTCGACGAGCCGGCGCAGCAGATACGTACGGTCGGCGCGGGACGCCGGTACGGAGGGCTGCGCGGCGAACACCACGGTGTCGCGGCCTTCCCGCGCCCGGTACGGTTCCCCGCCGAGGAACGGCAGGGCCGCCTCGGTGACGGCGCCCGCGTCGGCGCCGACCCCTTCGTACACGGCGCGGAAGCGCTCCGCGTCCTGGGCCGAGTTGGCGAGGACGACGTCCGCGCCGTGCCGGAGCAACAGCCCGTCGGCGAGCTTCTCGTAGACGACGCCGACGTAGCCGGTGACGACGACGGGCCTGCGGGGCAGGTCCAGGGCGGCCAGGCCGTGCAGCATCGCCTGGACGCCGCCGCCGACGAGGGCGAGCACGACGACGTCGTACTTCTCCTCGCGCACGGTGCGCAGGAACTCGACGGCGGTGACCTCGCGGACCCGGCCGGCTTCCACGCCGACGTCGCCGACCTCGGCGAGCTGGCGTGCGGTGGGAGTGGCCCGTCCGCGCAGCAGGAGTCCGCTGATTTCGACCGGGCGCTCCGGGAGGGATTCCCCGCCCGCGACGGTGAGCCGGCGCGCGGTGAGCGCACCCCATTTCCATCGGGTGTCGGAATCTGCGAGGACGGCCACCCGGAGCGCCGCGGAATTGACGGGAGCTTCGGCGGGTGCGGCCGGATCATTGGTACGAGGGGGCACGTCCTAGAAGGTAGGAAGCCATTTCGTTGAGCGGCCCAACATGACGGCAACAAAGGGTTAACAGAGGATCGACGCTTGGGTTTTCC
The DNA window shown above is from Streptomyces sp. NBC_00247 and carries:
- a CDS encoding BMP family lipoprotein produces the protein MRRITRIATVGIASAAFALSVTACGGKTSSEGSSSDSSSSSSAGGKTALAYDIGGRGDQSFNDAAYAGLEKATKELGYKGVEAEPSEGESDADKIQRLTELARGGNNPVIGVGFVYASAIAEVAAKFPNTTFGIIDDSSKPTKNTANLVFSEEQGSYLAGVAAAKVTKTDTVGFIGGVETPLIKKFEAGFVQGVKDTKAGVNVKVQYLTQPPDFTGFSKPDLGKAAAQGQLDAGADVIYSAAGLAGSGAIEVTSKAKKWSIGVDSDQYNQAGLADYKDYILTSVTKDVADSVFNLIKSVKDGKPETGEIRAGLDTDGVGLAASNPAFTAMTDVTAAIDKAKAAIIAGTITVKTTP
- a CDS encoding amidohydrolase, which translates into the protein MKSRASLVHADGEPAGGSPARAVSLPGTLSEELRAELIAFRRDLHMHPELGNQEFRTTAAIKARLEQAGLAPRVLSTGTGLMCDVGRWDGETPMLALRADIDALPIPDAKTGVPYRSTVPDRAHACGHDVHTTTVLGAGLVLAELDRRGALPHAVRLIFQPAEEVLPGGAPDAIESGVLEGVGRIIGVHCDPKVDVGKIGLRIGAITSACDRLEVALDGAGGHTARPHLTTDLVTAAARVAVDVPALLARRVDARSGLAVTWGRLHTGHACNVIPQHAELSGTVRCLDLKAWREAPDLVHAAVDEIATTHGAKTVINYVRGVPPVVNDAASIGLLDAAMTERRGPYAIEDTEQSLGGEDFSWYLEHVPGAMARLGVRAHGDTRGLDLHRGDFDVDEEAITVGVELFTAAALLNGAR
- a CDS encoding N-acetylneuraminate synthase family protein, whose product is MSDSRLRSFGTRTAGPGRPVYITGEIGINHNGELDNALALIDVAADAGCDAVKFQKRTPEICTPRDQWDIERDTPWGRMTYIDYRHRVEFGEDEYRTIAEHCAKRGIDWFASPWDTEAVAFLEKFDVPAHKVASASLTDDELLRALRATGRTVILSTGMSTPKQIRHAVEVLGSDNILMCHATSTYPSVAEELNLRVINTLQAEYPNVPIGYSGHETGLQTTLAAVALGATFVERHITLDRAMWGSDQAASVEPQGLARLVRDIRTIEASLGDGVKKVYASELGPMKKLRRVAGVVAETESATAAEPAAV
- a CDS encoding acylneuraminate cytidylyltransferase, coding for MPSRTVLAVIPARGGSKGVPAKNLAQVGGVPLVARAVRACLGSTEVTDVVVTTDDAAIAEAARLAGESAAEAGRVHVVQRPADISGDTATSEAAVLHALDAYEALRGAAADVVLLVQCTSPFLSREDVDGVARAVAREGADTAVTVAPFHGFVWRDGEAVEESSYGVNHDKSVRPRRQDRPQDLLETGAAYAMDVAGFRTHHHRFFGHTALVRTDPARVLEIDDQHELARARALAPLLDPSALPTLADVDAVVLDFDGTQTDDRVMVGQDGHETVSVHRGDGLGIAAMRRAGLDVLILSTEQNPVVAARARKLQVPVLHGIDRKDLALKQWCDENGVSPDRVLYAGNDVNDLACFALAGWPVAVASAHESVRTAARAVTRTPGGQGAIREIAGWLLGPELTLTRAGSRPAATPTGTTPTVNTPTITTK
- a CDS encoding DUF6716 putative glycosyltransferase, producing the protein MPPRTNDPAAPAEAPVNSAALRVAVLADSDTRWKWGALTARRLTVAGGESLPERPVEISGLLLRGRATPTARQLAEVGDVGVEAGRVREVTAVEFLRTVREEKYDVVVLALVGGGVQAMLHGLAALDLPRRPVVVTGYVGVVYEKLADGLLLRHGADVVLANSAQDAERFRAVYEGVGADAGAVTEAALPFLGGEPYRAREGRDTVVFAAQPSVPASRADRTYLLRRLVEHARTHPDREVVLKLRSKPGEQTTHIEELPYQRLAERLPGGLPANFRLVYGHMGEVLDRTDLLVTVSSTAALESLHRSVPTAILSDLGVRETLGNHHFVGSGLLTSWDRLDEGLHPVPDPEWLAGQGVAADGTYATAYDAARDRVGALLAAGELPPLAPYYTPSTAPGYLPGILARHHLGPDGRPLPGAAAPLPTGRIRGAVRETVRNAARGAYRQGVQRVAPVIRRMGEL